A window of Zingiber officinale cultivar Zhangliang chromosome 5A, Zo_v1.1, whole genome shotgun sequence contains these coding sequences:
- the LOC121981820 gene encoding long-chain-alcohol oxidase FAO2-like: MADTAHQGHPLLRGGRTRDKEGYTHGFSAAQMRSLAAMCEAFIPSLPLEKTNLCGKEELPADKSLEAFFLASGSDAPVPDEVAELAAKRGQKEVLFLVKLVMWLLATRLGTLVLCGSLCLSGRFPFINKFPDMAVAKREEALRRWSREKTFVHVRTIFLFVKVLSFFVFYSTTNEESENRAWSAIGYRKPSEEKPPLRSEGDERPLDKGIIETKDMTDSSFLQSLRVKGLAVTENHQENSYHIKCDVVVVGSGCGGGVAAAVLARSGHKVVVIEKGNYFTAEDYTGLEAPSMDQLYESGGILSSSDGKMMILAGATAGGGSAVNWSACIRTPDFILKEWATEHHLSLFQTPEYASAVDTVWEKLGVTENCTREGFQNQVLRKGCENLGLEAITVPRNSSESHFCGSCCYGCRAGDKRGTDTTWLVDSVNSGAVIITSCKAERFVLEEKNKQGNDDNNNRKKKCLGLIARSSNKSITKRLRIEAKATISACGSLLTPPLMIASGLKNPNIGKNLHLHPVAFAWGYFPEPTSALKGKNFEGGIITSLHKVETSGNSNSPYGSIIETPALGPASFASLFPWVSGQAMKEAMLRYSRTAHLFALVRDQGSGRIESEGRINYRMSPADKENLKEGLRRALRILVAAGAVEVGTHRSDGQRLKCRGVSEEDLEEFLDGVAIASGPLSKSDMWSLYCSAHQMGSCRMGASEEAGGVDERGESWEAEGLFVCDASVLPTAVGINPMITIQATAYCLSNGIADRLKTGD; encoded by the exons ATGGCGGACACGGCGCATCAAGGCCACCCTCTGCTGCGGGGCGGGCGGACGCGGGATAAGGAAGGCTATACTCATGGTTTCTCCGCCGCCCAGATGCGGTCGCTGGCGGCCATGTGCGAGGCCTTCATCCCCTCTCTTCCCTTGGAGAAGACCAATCTCTGCGGCAAGGAGGAGCTTCCCGCCGACAAATCGCTCGAGGCCTTCTTCCTCGCCTCTGGCTCCGATGCCCCTGTGCCCGATGAG GTCGCAGAGCTGGCAGCAAAGAGGGGTCAAAAGGAGGTCCTTTTTCTGGTTAAATTGGTCATGTGGCTCCTTGCTACAAGGCTTGGAACACTCGTCCTTTGTGGGTCCCTCTGTTTGTCTGGTAGGTTTCCGTTCATCAACAAGTTCCCAGACATGGCCGTGGCCAAGAGGGAAGAAGCTTTGAGGAGATGGAGCAGAGAGAAGACTTTTGTACATGTCCGGACGATCTTTCTTTTCGTCAAAGTCCTATCTTTCTTCGTCTTTTACTCCACG ACTAATGAAGAGTCGGAGAATCGAGCATGGAGTGCAATTGGATACAGGAAGCCATCTGAGGAGAAACCACCATTGAGGTCTGAAGGAGATGAAAGACCTCTTGACAAAGGCATCATAGAAACCAAGGACATGACAGATTCCTCCTTCCTCCAGTCTCTTCGCGTCAAAGGCCTGGCAGTAACCGAAAACCATCAAGAAAATAGCTACCACATCAAGTGTGATGTGGTCGTAGTTGGATCAGGCTGTGGTGGTGGAGTTGCTGCCGCAGTGCTTGCACGCTCCGGCCACAAGGTTGTAGTGATTGAGAAGGGAAACTACTTCACAGCAGAAGATTATACTGGCCTTGAAGCTCCTTCAATGGACCAACTGTATGAATCAGGTGGAATTCTCAGCAGCTCCGACGGGAAGATGATGATCTTGGCCGGAGCCACAGCCGGCGGTGGCTCAGCTGTAAATTGGTCTGCTTGCATTAGGACGCCTGATTTTATCCTCAAGGAGTGGGCAACTGAACACCATCTCTCACTCTTTCAGACTCCAGAGTATGCCTCGGCAGTGGATACAGTCTGGGAAAAGCTTGGAGTCACCGAAAACTGCACCAGAGAAGGTTTCCAAAACCAAGTTCTTCGCAAGGGATGTGAGAATTTGGGCCTCGAAGCAATCACAGTGCCAAGAAATTCTTCAGAGAGCCACTTTTGTGGCTCTTGCTGCTACGGGTGCAGGGCCGGGGACAAACGAGGCACAGACACCACTTGGCTGGTTGATTCAGTCAACTCCGGTGCAGTGATCATTACTTCATGCAAGGCGGAGAGATTTGTGCTGGAAGAGAAGAACAAGCAGGGCAACGACGACAACAACAACAGGAAGAAGAAATGCTTAGGATTGATAGCAAGATCCTCAAACAAGTCCATCACGAAGCGGTTAAGGATCGAAGCAAAGGCAACTATTTCTGCCTGTGGGTCTCTCCTAACACCGCCACTGATGATTGCCAGCGGGCTCAAGAACCCCAACATCGGCAAGAACCTACACCTACACCCAGTGGCTTTTGCTTGGGGATACTTCCCAGAACCCACATCAGCTCTGAAAGGCAAGAATTTCGAAGGAGGGATCATCACGTCGCTGCACAAAGTGGAAACTTCAGGGAATTCCAACTCTCCATACGGTTCGATCATAGAGACGCCAGCACTGGGTCCGGCGTCGTTCGCCTCCCTATTTCCATGGGTGTCCGGGCAAGCCATGAAGGAGGCTATGCTAAGGTACAGTCGAACGGCGCACCTATTTGCATTGGTCAGAGACCAAGGTTCAGGGCGAATCGAGAGCGAAGGGAGAATAAACTACCGCATGAGTCCTGCGGACAAGGAGAACCTGAAGGAGGGACTTCGAAGAGCGCTGCGAATCCTGGTGGCTGCCGGAGCTGTGGAGGTGGGGACTCACCGGAGCGACGGCCAGAGGCTCAAGTGCAGAGGTGTCAGCGAAGAGGATCTCGAGGAGTTCTTGGATGGGGTTGCCATAGCGAGCGGTCCGCTGTCCAAGAGCGACATGTGGAGCTTGTACTGCTCGGCCCATCAGATGGGGAGCTGCAGGATGGGAGCCAGTGAGGAGGCCGGCGGCGTGGATGAGAGAGGGGAGAGTTGGGAGGCAGAAGGGTTGTTTGTGTGCGATGCGAGTGTGCTCCCCACTGCAGTCGGGATCAATCCCATGATCACCATCCAGGCCACTGCTTACTGCCTCTCCAACGGGATAGCTGACAGATTGAAGACGGGCGACTAA